In a genomic window of Telopea speciosissima isolate NSW1024214 ecotype Mountain lineage chromosome 5, Tspe_v1, whole genome shotgun sequence:
- the LOC122661654 gene encoding F-box/kelch-repeat protein At5g15710-like: MVERGAVFNQLPEELTERILAHLPISTIFRCRCVCKHWNKLLNTNSFLESWGEFSPKDVWFLVYHTRRTVAAYSPRSGWWNNLPLFDRCSLDSSQVLLLASSGGFLCFRNRNSDYPTLIVCNPVTRTHRVLPEMPQIRYIDIVGMVADRVSGSYTILVTGTPEPTCNESITEVYDSRTQRWEQHCRSQQEFLQFWYEVHAIWHDGFFYCLATPLNTSQGYRLIAYDMKKREWMDLNVKMPSGDLRCPSLLICRGKLLLAGKIVEDYLIRSICIWELENLKWVKVVEMPDEVLKKIHSPHSVLIQCQGHGDLLCFSTHRGWQSIIYDLSERAWNWLPENDVSKSQAMGRNNLVGLPYEPSLCARV, encoded by the coding sequence ATGGTGGAACGAGGAGCGGTCTTCAATCAATTACCCGAAGAACTAACCGAGAGAATTCTCGCCCACCTCCCAATCTCCACCATCTTCCGCTGCCGCTGCGTCTGCAAGCATTGGAACAAACTACTCAACACCAATTCCTTCCTTGAATCATGGGGTGAGTTCTCCCCCAAAGACGTCTGGTTCTTGGTCTACCACACTCGCCGAACCGTCGCCGCCTACAGCCCTCGATCGGGTTGGTGGAACAATCTGCCCTTATTCGATCGATGTTCCCTCGATTCATCTCAGGTACTCCTCTTAGCATCTTCAGGCGGTTTCCTATGCTTTCGCAATCGGAATTCCGATTACCCTACGCTTATCGTCTGTAATCCCGTCACTAGAACCCATAGGGTCCTCCCTGAGATGCCCCAGATTCGTTACATCGACATCGTGGGCATGGTTGCTGATAGGGTATCTGGGTCTTACACGATTCTGGTCACTGGAACCCCTGAACCCACCTGTAATGAGAGCATTACTGAGGTATACGACTCGAGAACGCAGAGGTGGGAGCAACACTGTCGTTCCCAACAAGAGTTCTTGCAGTTTTGGTACGAAGTTCACGCGATTTGGCATGATGGGTTCTTCTATTGCCTAGCGACTCCGCTCAATACGTCCCAGGGTTACCGATTGATTGCTTATGATATGAAGAAGAGGGAGTGGATGGATTTGAATGTGAAAATGCCTTCTGGAGATCTACGTTGCCCGTCGTTGCTAATCTGTCGGGGTAAGTTGCTGTTGGCTGGAAAAATTGTGGAAGATTATCTGATTAGGAGTATCTGTATATGGGAGCTTGAGAATTTGAAGTGGGTCAAGGTTGTGGAGATGCCTGATGAGGTGTTGAAGAAGATACATTCACCTCATTCGGTGTTGATACAGTGCCAGGGACATGGGGATCTTCTGTGCTTTAGTACACACCGAGGATGGCAATCTATAATCTACGATTTGTCAGAGCGTGCTTGGAATTGGCTGCCGGAGAATGACGTGAGCAAGTCGCAGGCAATGGGAAGGAATAACCTTGTTGGGTTGCCGTACGAGCCTAGTTTGTGTGCAAGAGTCTAA